The nucleotide sequence CATCACCGACGCGGCCGTTGTGCACGGTCACGGCGATCGCCGACAGCCAGCGTTGTGCGCGTTTATTGTGGTCAAGGGCGCGCTACCGGGCTCGGCCGCGGCCTTGGTCCGCGACCTGAGGCGACATCTTGCCGAGTGGCTACCGGCGTACATGATCCCAGACGCGTACGTTCCGGTCGCCGCGCTTCCGCGCGACGAAACGGGCCGGGTTGCGGCGGACATGCTGCCGATGCCGCAACGTCCGCCGCTATCGGTGGCGGACGAGAACGCGGACCCAAGCCTGGTATTGGCCATCCGGGCGATGGTCGAGGAGTTTGTTGGCGTGCCGCCGATCGACGCCACGACCGACCTGCGCAGCGTCGGCATGACCTCCCTTGCGGCGGTGACGCTGCATGCCCGCGTTGCCGCCCGGTTCGGCGTCGCGCCGAACCTGTGCCAATGGCTGGACGCACCGTCCATCGCGAGCCTGTCCCACCATCTCTCGGAGGCGTTGCGCGGCGATCGCCGGAACGTCCCGCTGACAGGGGAAACAACGCCGTCATGACTCGACCGGTTTCGATCGACGCCGCGCTCCAGGATGTCCTGGACCTGGACCGCGACCGCCTCGCGCTCCTGGCCGCGACCGACCAGCCGAAGGTCGGGTACGTGTCCATTCAGACCCCAGAAGAGATTCTGCTAGCGGCCGGCGCGATCCCGTTTCGCTTGACCGGCGAGTTTAGCGCCGACCCCGACGGCGCGATAACGTACCTCGGCGGCAACTACTGCTCTTACGTGCTGAGCTGCCTCGGAGAAGGGCTCGCTGGCGTCTACGGCTTCGCCGACGCAGTGGTGTTCGTCGACGCTTGCGACATGCGCAAGCGTCTATGGGAAACCTGGGCCCGGGCCGTTCCCGGCTGCGAGAGCTGGTTCGTGGAACTCCCCAGTGATGCGAGCCCGCTGTCCAAATCGTTCTTCGCCGGCCAACTCCGCAAGCTGATCCGCCGACTGGAGCAACGCTATGGCCGGGTGGTCGGCGAGGAAGCGCTTCGCGAGGCCATCGCGCGGTGCAACCGTACGCGCGAGCTGATGCAGCAGCTCCAGGATGGCAACCGGCGCGGCCGTCCGCTGCTGACGGGGCAGCAATCGATCGCTGTGGTAAAGGCTGCGACGACTGGGCTGAAGGACGAGTTTAATGGCCGCATGGCGGCGCTTCTCGACGCGACCGCATCGCACGAGCCCCTAGCTGGGCGCCAGCGCCACCGCGTGATGATTTGCGGCAGCTATTTCGACCAGCCGGCGATCGTTGAGGTCATTGAGGCGACCGGCGCCGACGTGGTCTGCTCCGACATCAGCAACGGGGTCAAATATTTCGAAGGCCGGATCGATCCCGACAACGAGCCGGTCGCGGCCATCGCCGACTACTACCTCGAGAAGCACACAAGCGCGCGCCGTATCGATACCGACGTCCGGCTGCGCCACATGTTTGACCTGTTGCGAGACTATCGCGTGGATTCAGTTATCTACTTCGCTCTGAAGTTCTGTGACACCAACCTCCACGACTATCCCTACATCAAAGAGAAGCTGCGAGAGCGGAAAGTCCCCGTTCTGTTCATCGAAGGCGAGCACAACGGAACCAATATTGCCAGCATCAAAACACGCATCGAGACATTCCTGGAACCGCGGTTCTTCTGAGGAGGCGAGATGGACCGGGAGAGCATCGCGCAACAGCGCGCCACGCAATACGAGAACATGCTGCATCTGATCGGCCGCCAGCGGGCCCCGACAGAGGAGGCCGCATCGCTGCTCGCCACGACCCGGATGCGCTCCATCGTCAACTGCTACCGGATCGCCGAGGCCTACAAGGGTGGTTCGAAGGTTGCCTACGTGTCGGAGCAGTTCCCGACCGAGGTCGTGTTTGCCGCCGGCGCGCTGCCGTGGAATATCGAGTCGATGTCGAACATGCTCGCGCAGTCTCTCGACATCGACCACGTCTTCCGTCTTACCCAGGAGCGAGAGCTTTCCCGCGACATCTGCTCGTTCCTTCGCGGGCCATTCGGAATGATGCTCGCCGAGTGTTACCCGCGGCCTGACGTCGTGCTCACCAACGACCAGCCCTGCGAGGGGCTGCTCAAGACTATCTTCATGGCCGGCAAGCGCTACGGCACGCCGACCTTCGCGCTGCACACACCGAATCTGCTGGATAACGACGCGCTCGATTATCTCGTTCAGCAGATCGAGACAATGCTGACCCGGATCGCCGAGGTGTTTCAGGCCGAGCTCGATTCGGAGTGCCTGCGCAGCAGCGTACGGAACTCAAATCGCGCCCGTGTGTACTATCGCAAGGCGGCCCGGCTCCTGGAACGCCACGCCCTGCCCGGCGTGGCACGCGAGCTTCTGGAGATCTTCGGGATGAACTATTTCGGCGCCCCCGAAAACGTCGAGCTCTGCAAGTCCTTGTCCGAGGAGGCGGCGGTGCTGGCCGAGACCGGGGGGCCCAAGCGCCCGCGGGTGATGTGGATCGGCCAGACGCCGGGCGATACCGACGAGTTACTCCGACACTTGGACCAATCCGTCGACATTCTGTACTGGGCGGCACTGTGGGAAGCAAATTTGGCAGAGCTCGACGAGGAACAGCCGTTCCGGAGCATCGCCGAGCGGGCGATCCGTTACCATTGGAGCGCCGAGCGAATGGAACGCGACCTCGACCGCATTGCCGACACCTATGGGATCGAGGGGTTCATCATCGCCAACACCTGGGGGTGTCGAAACATGATGGCCATTGGTCCGGGGTTCCGATCCCTGGCAGCCCGCAAAGGGATCAAGCACCTGACCATCAGCATCGATCCCGTCGACCGGAACAACTACGTCTTCACCCATATCAAGAACCGCGTCGACGCATTTCTGGAGACATTGCGGTGAGCGGAGAAGCGCGATGATCACGCTCGGCATCGATATCGGCTCGCTGTCGACCAAGTCGGTCCTGATGGAGAACGACGAGGTGATGGCGTTCGACGTGGTCCTGACCGGAGGCACCAACCGGAAGGCGGCCGAAACCACTATCGAGAACGTGCTCGCCAAGTCCGGAGTGACGCGCGGCGACGTGAAATTCGTCGTCTCGACGGGCTACGGGCGGGAGAACCTGCCGTTCGCCGACAAGCACGTGTCGGAGATCACTTGTCACGGAATTGGCATGCATCTCAGGAACCCGGACATCCGAACCATATTGGAGATCGGCGGCCAGGACAGCAAGGCCATCCGGATCGACGACAGCGGGCGGGTCGAGCAGTTCGCCATGAACGACAAATGCGCTGCCGGCTGCGGACGCTTTCTCGAGGTCACCGCGCGCGCGATGGGCCTCGGTCTCGGCGAGCTTGGCGACGTATCGGCGCGCGCGAGCAATCCGCTGCGGATCAGCAGCACCTGCGCGGTGTTCGCCGAGACGGAAATCGTATCCCTCGTCGCCGTCGGAACGCCGATCCCAGACATCGTTCGCGCCGTACACGACTCGATCGCCCAGCGCGCGGTCGTGCTGCTTCGCCAGGTCGGAATCAGCGGGGCGGTCGGGATGAGCGGCGGCGTGGCACTCAACAGCGGCGTGGTCCGCGCCCTGGAAAGTAAGCTGCAGACGAACCTCTACATCGTTGACAACCCCCAGGTGCGGGGCGCGATCGGGGCCGCCTACATCGCCCAGCGGCTAGTTTAGAACATCTTGCTGCAAACGGGGGCGACGGCTTTGCGACGGAAGAGGCGGGAATGCGAAAACCGGAGTATCCGCTCGATGCCGCGAGATCGCCGGGTGCTCTTGAGCGCTGGCGGATGGGTTGGCGCGGAATGACGATTGAAAGAGAGGTCGGCGTCCTTCGGGCGCGACGCAACTCCAGCCACCGTTCGTGCGCGGTGATGTACGAGTCGACGCGCAACGACCTAAGGACAGGGTTTCGCCGCGACGCTGCGCGGGGGCGAAGCGACCGCTTGCGCGGGGACCGACCATGGCGACTGTGACGCTTCCCGGCTCGGCCGTTTCGACTCGCTATCATGCGATCGGCCGCTCAACCGTTTCCGGGATGCCGGAGTGGCAGAGGCTGGACTCGGACCTTCGCCACGGGATCGACATCGTCGCGCGGGTAATGCCGTTCCGCACCAACCGGTACGTGGTGGAGAACCTGATCGACTGGTCGCGGGTGCCAGGAGATCCGATCTTCCAGTTGGTGTTCCCGCAGCTCGGCATGCTGTCGAAGACCGATTTCGACGACGTGCGAACGCTGGTGGAGGCGGCCGCCGACGTCGAGTCGATCGGGCGTGCTGTCGAGCGGATTCGCCGCGGCCTTAACCCACATCCCGCGGGGCAGCTTACCCACAACACCGCGAAGATCGCTGGCCGGCCGCTCCCGGGCGTACAGCACAAGTACCGCGAGACTGTCGTGTTCTTTCCAGCTCAAGGGCAGACCTGCCACGCCTATTGCACCTATTGCTTCCGGTGGGCCCAATTCGTCGGCATGCCAGGAATGCGGATCGAAGCGAGGAGCACGGCCGACCTTGTCGCCTATCTCAAGGCGCACCCAGAGGTCACCGATATCCTGATCACCGGCGGCGATCCGATGATCATGGCGACCCGAACGCTTCGGCGCTATATCGAGCCACTACTCGCCCCCGAACTCGAGCACGTCCAGAACATTCGGATTGGCACCAAGTCACTCGCCTATTGGCCGCAACGCTTCGTGTCCGATGCCGACGCCGACGACTGCCTCAGGTTGTTCGGGGAGGTCGCCGCGGCGAACCGGCATCTCGCAATCATGGGACATTACACTCACCCGATCGAGCTTCAGCCTGCTCTCGCACGCGAGGCAATCCGGCGCATCCGCGACACCGGCGCCCAGGTGCGGATGCAGGCGCCGTTGATCCGTCACGTGAACGATGCTCCCGAAATATGGTCGGAGCTGTGGCGTACCGGCGTGCGGCTCGGGCTCGTCCCCTACTACATGTTCATCGAGCGCGACACCGGTCCCCACAGCTATTTCGCGGTGCCGCTCGTGCGCGCCCACGAGATCTTCCGCCGTGCCGCCGCGAGCGTCTCGGGCCTTGCGCGCTCCGCCCAAGGACCGACCATGTCCGCACTCCCCGGCAAGATCAGGATTCTGGGGGTCGTTACCCGCACCGAGCTGACCGATCGTCAAAGGACCGTGGCGTTTCGCAACGGCTCATCGTCCGCGGTCGATCCGCGCGAACAGCTGCTCGTCTGCGATTTCGTTCAGGCGAGGGATGCCAGCTTGATCCAGACGGTGTTCTTCGCTGCCTTCGACCCTGGCGCGACATGGCTCGACCAAATGCGACCGGCATTCGGGCAGGAGCGGTTTTCGTTTGAGCAAGCTGGGGAGCGCACGGCGCCGCTTCACGCGTTCACCGAATGCCTGCTGGACTAAGCCGCGCCGGCCTCGACGAGGTGATATTCGACGAGCCGTGTCAGGCCACGGCTTGATCCGGTCTTCGGCGAAGAGGGGTGATCATGTCGACCGAATTCCCCGAAATCGGCGGGACCCAGGACGTGTTCTATGGCCGCCCGCCCGCCGTGCCGCTCCCGATGATGGCGCGTGCCGAGGGCATCCGGTTCTGGGACGAGGCCGGGAAAGAATACATCGACGCCTCGTCCGGTCCCATGGTGAGCGCGCTCGGACACTGCAATCCCAACGTCGTCGCCGCAATGTCGCGCCAGGCCCTGCGGCTCGATTACGCCTACCCCCAGATCGCGCGAAGCCGGAGCAACCTCGATTACGCCGCGCGCCTGAGCGCCATGGCCGGTCCCGGGTTCGAACGGGTCAACTTTGCCTCCGGCGGCAGCGAAGCGATCGACAATGCGCTGAAGTTTGCGCGCCAATATGCGCTTGCGACCAACCAGGCGTCGCGACGCCGTATCATCTCGCTCGATCCTTCCTACCATGGGGCAACGATTGCTTCGCTGGCTGCCGGCGGCAACGACACGCTGCGACCATTTTTCGACGGATTCGCTGTGATGGCGCAAACGATCCGGGCTCCCGTGACGTATCGGCTGAATCCGGGCGAGACCCCGGAATCAAGCGCCGCAGCCAGCGCCCGGGAGCTCGAGGACACGATCGTCGCGCTCGGTCCCGAGACCGTCCTGGCGTTCCTGATCGAGCCGGTGGGTGGTGTCTCGACGGGCGCAGTGGTGCCGCCGGCGGGCTTCTTCACCGCCATCCGCGACATCTGCACCCGTCACGGCGTGTTCCTGATCTTCGACGAGGCGATCTGCGGCGCCGGCCGGACCGGGACGTTCTTCGCTGCCCATCACTGGCCGGACGTCCGGCCGGACATCATCGTCCAGGCCAAAGGCCTGGGCGCCGGCTACGCGCCGCTGGCCGCGATGCTGGTGTCGGCAACCCACGCCGACACGCTGGCGCGCCTGACCGGCTTCAATTTCAGCTATTCCTACAATGCAAACCCGGTGTCGTGCGCAGTGGGACTCGCGGTCCTCGACGAATTCGACAGGCTCGACCTTTGCGCCAATGCCATCAGGCGAGGAGCAGAGCTGCGGACCGGTCTTGAGGCGCTAAAAGAGTCCTGCCCTCTGGTTGGCGATGTTCGTGGATTGGGCATGTTGCTCGCGGTCGAACTGGTCGCAGACAAGGCGACCAAGGCCCCCTTGCAGCAGGAGTTTCGGGCGCTTGACCGGCTGCGCCGCCACGCACTCGACCTCGGCCTCCTGATCTACGCCCGTGAGACGGCGGGCGGCCGGTTTGGGCAGTGGTTCATGGTTGCCCCGCCCCTCGTGGCGACCCATGAGGATACCGACCTCATCCTGGAACGGATCGCGCGTTTGCTCGACAGGGTCGCCTCCGATGCAGTGGCCGCTCGGCTCCTTTAGATCCCATCCATGTCAATCGGCTCGGAACATTGACCCCCGATCGGCGCCCAATATTGGCTCTGACGCAATTTTGGTGCAGGCGCACTACGGGGCGCCGATTAGTCTGGCCTGAAGCAAATCGAGCTTGGCGCGTCCATACATTTGACGCTTGACGAGCTTGAGCTTTGTAATCTGGCCTTCGGTTTGTCCGTTTGACCAGGCCGACGTCATCGCGGCCCTGACTGCCGCTTTATCCTTGGCGACGCCGTTGGCGAACGATGCGACCAGGCTCGCGCTGGCTCGCGTCAACCATGGCTCAAGGTGCGGATTCCGACGAAGCCGGCCGGCGTTCCGATTTGAAGCCGGCCACTCCGAGCGGACCTCCCGGGTCAGGGTGATGGTGCCTTTCGGCGGTTGAAGGGGTCAAGCGGGATCGGGCGGCGCGTCGACGGCCCGGCGGTGGAGTGGGCCCTTTGGATCGGACAGGGTCATGCGGCCGGATTGACCATCGTCCGGGCGTGTTGGTCCTCGAACATTGCGGGGCTCAGATAGCCGAGCGCCGAATGGAGGCGCCGGCTGTTGTAGACGTCGTCGATGAAGCGGGGAAGGTCGGCGGCCACGTCCTCGAAGGTCTCGTAAGCCATCGGATAGACGGCTTCGACCTTCAGCGTTTTCATGAAGCTCTCCGCCTTGGCGTTGTCGTAGGGATTGCCGCGGCGTCCCATCGAGCCGACGAGCTCGTATTCGGCGAGCGCCGCACGGTCGAGCCTTGCTGCGTACTGGGCCCCGCGGTCGGAATGATGGACGCAACCAGGCGGGGGCTTGCGCCGCGCGACGGCCGCCTGCAGCGCCGCCAGGGTCAGGCGGGCATCGATGGTGCGGGCCATCGCAAAGCCGACGACGCGGCGCGACCATCCATCGAGGATGATGGCGACATAGACGAACCCGGCAAGGATGGGGACGTAGGTGATGTCGGCCACCCAGAGCTGGTCGGGACCGGTCGGCGTCATCTGCGCGGCGCGGTTGGGAAAGATCGGCTCGGCGTGATTGCTGTCGGTGGTCGTCACGTGACGGCGGCGAGAGCGCGGTTGGAGGTCGTGCTCGCGCATCAACCTCCTGATCTTCTTGTGGTTTACAGCCATACCCCGATGCCGGAGCGCGGCCCGGACGCGGCGCCAGCCGTAGCTCTCGAACTCCTCGCAAATGCTCGCGATGGCTTCGACGACGGCGGTATCGTCCAAGGTCCCGGAGGGCCGCTCGTAATAGGTGGAGCGCGCGATCCCCATCAGCCGGCATCCTTCGGCGACAGAGAGGCCGCAGGGCCGACAATAACGGACGTAGTCCCGCTTCTTGGCCGTGGTGCGCTTTTCAGCGCCCCCTTTAGAAACTCAAGCTCGAGCGCCTGCTTGCCGACGAGCCGCTCCAGCGCGCCGATCCGGGCTTCATAGGCCTGGATCTTGGTCGCCGCCTCGACGTCGGCATCGAAGTCCCCAGCCTCGTACTTGGCGACCCAGACCCGGATCAGGTTGCGACAGATATCATGGCGCCTGCTCAGCGCATGAAGAGTCTCTCCAGCCAGAAACTCCTGGGCAACCTGACGCTTGAACTCGACACGATGTGATCGATGCTTCGCCATGGGCTTTCTTCCTTCGAAAGCCCGGACCCGGTCAATTCACGCCGTCAAAACTGTCCGATCCAAAGGGCCCACTCCAGTCGCGGAAAATACTTGCACGCTACGCGCGGAACCCGCCGGGTGCGACCTGCCGTCATTGGCATAATATGCCATGCGTGCTATGGTCGGGCATCGGAATCGAACAGCGAGGTCCCCGTCATGCCGACACGCAATGTCGTCCTGACCGATCATCATGAAAAGGTCATCGACCGGCTGGTGAAGTCCGGCCGCTACCAGAACGCCAGCGAGGTGATGCGCGAGGGCCTGCGCATGATCGAGCAGCGGGAAGAGCGGGAGGCCGCAAAGCTCAAGGCGCTGCGCGAGGCTGCCAGCGTCGGCTTCGCCGATCTCGACGAAGGCCGGTTCGACGATGTGCCGGTCGACAGGCTGGAGGACTATATCGGCGGTCTTGGGCGTGAGGCCGCGGTGCGGGCGCGCAAAGCCAGCGCCTGACGGGATGGCCGACTTTCGCCTGTCCGCGTCGGCGCGCGCCGATCTCGTCGAGATTCTCGAATGGACGCACGAGCATTTCGGGGAGCTGGCCCGGCTGCGATACGAACGTCTGCTCATCATCGCGCTACGTGAACTGGCCACTGAGCCGGAGCGAACCGGCAGCGTCGCGCGTCCAGAACTCGGCGCGAATGTGCGAAGCTACCATCTGCGCCATAGCCGGGATCGAGCGCGACACGAGAGCGGCGTCGTTCGGCGGCCGCGTCATCTGCTGCTCTATCGCTTCGCCCGTTTGGATCTGATCGGCGTCGGGCGTGTGCTGCACGACGCTATGGAGATCGAACGGCATCTCCCGACCGACTACGGCGATGGATAGCCCGCCTCACAAGCCGAGCCCGCGCCTGCGGCCGAAGGACCAGTCGACGCCGCCATCGGCGCGGGCGACGCCCGAGATGTGCTGATCGATGTGCTTCTCGACCGAAGGCGTCCAGAGCACCAGCTTGAAGCCCAGCCCATCGCCGATCCTCGCGAAGCGGCCGGAGGACAGCGCGAAGCGCTGGCGATAGGTCCCGGCGACAAACTCGCCGCCGGCGGATTGCTGGAACGGCATGTTCATCTCGCCGGCGAGCCTCTGGCCGAGCGCGTCCAACTCGCGCTGCCGGAGCGTGCCGAGGAGGTCATATACCGCGACTCCGAAGGATTTGGATTTTTCGGTTTTCCTGGCGCGGGTTTGGTGATTCCCTGTCGGCATGGCAGGGCTGGTTCTGACGGCTGAGGACCGATCGTATTTCCTGAAGCTGATGCGCCGGCAGATCAACAGCGCGGTGCATCGGCGGGTGAACGTATTGCTGCTGCTCGACGATGGCTGGACGCCGGCGCAGATCGCCGCCGCGCTCTATCTCAACGAGAGCACGGTTCTGGAGCACCGGGCGCTTTATGCCGAGCGCGGCCGAGCCGGGGTGGAGGCGCTGGCCTATGTCGGGCGGTGCTCGCCGCTGGATGCCGCCCAGCAGGCGAAGCTGTCGGCCTGGATCGCTGACGAGGTTCCCCAGACTGCCAAGGAGGCTTGCGCCTTTGTCCGCACTTCCTTCGCGGTGGACTATACGCCCCACGCGATGGCCAAGCTCTTGCTGCGGCTCGGCTTTGTCTACAAGAAGCCGAAGTGCGTGCCGGCCAAGGCCGACGCTTTGGTGCAGCAGGCTTTCCTCGACGCTACGCTCAAGCCGCTGATGGACGCCGCCGGCCCCGAGGCGCCGCTCTATTTTGTCGACGCTGAACCGCCCCGGGTTTGCCGGAGGCTCCAACTCCTGAGAAGGTGGAGCCATGAGCAAGCAGACGAGCAGCAAGTTTTCTCCTGAGGTTCGATCGCGGGCGGTGCGGATGGTGCTGGATCACGAGCGTGAGCACCCCTCGCGCTGGGCGGCGGTGGTGTCGGTCGCCACCAAGATCGGCTGCACGCCGCAGACCCTGAACGAGTGGATCCGGAAGACCGAGGTCGACGCCGGAAAGCGGGTGGGCGTGCCCAGCGACGTCGCCGAGAAGCTCAAGGCCCTGGAGCGGGAGAACCGGGAGCTGCGGCAGGCCAACGAGATCCTGCGCAAGGCGTCGGCGTATTTTGCGATGGCGGAGCTCGACCGCCGGTCCAAGACATGATCGCGTTCATCGACGATCACCGCGAGGTCCACGGGGTCGAGCCGATCTGCAAGGTGCTGCCGATCGCCCCCTCGACCTACCATGACCATGTCGCCAAGCGGGCCGATCCGGCGAAGCTCTCGGCGCGGGCAAAGCGCGACCAGGCCTTGCGTCCTGAGATTGCCCGCGTCTTCGCCGAGAACTTCGAGGTCTATGGTGCGCGCAAGGTCTGGCGGCAGATGGTGCGCGAGGGCTTCGACGTCGCGCGCTGCACCGTCGAGCGCCTGATGCAGGACATGGGATTGCGCGGCGTCATTCGCGGCAAGCCGGTGCGGACGACGGTGCCAGACAAGGCGGCGCCGTGCCCGCTCGACCACGTCAACCGGGTGTTCCATGCTCCGGCGCCAAACATGCTCTGGCTCTCCGACTTCACTTACGTCAGCACGTGGTCGGGCTTCGTCTACGTCGCCTTCGTGATCGACGCCTACGCCCGCCGCATCGTCGGCTGGCGCGTCTGCCGCACGGCGCACGCCAGCTTCGTGCTGGATGCGCTGGAGCAGGCGCTTCATGACCGGCGGCCCGCCCGCAAGGCCGGCCTGGTGCACCATTCGGATCGCGGATCGCAATACGTCAGCATCCGCTACACCGAGCGCCTGGCCGAGGCGGGCATCGAGCCCTCGGTCGGCAGCGTCGGCGACTCCTATGACAACGCGCTCGCCGAGACCATCAATGGCCTCTACAAGGCCGAGGTTATCCATCGAAAGGAACCGTGGCGGTCGTTCGAGGCCGTCGAGTTCGCCACGCTGGAATGGGTCGACTGGTTCAACAACCGCCGCCTGCTGGCGCCGATCGGCAATATTCCGCCGGCCGAAGCCGAGGCGCGCTACTATGCCATGCTGGAAGAGACAGCGATGGCCGCGTAACTCAAGCCAAAACGCCTCCGGCAAACCCGGGGCGGTTCAGTCGCGGCCTTCGCGTCATGCAAGAGCCTTCGCCTATACAACATCGAACGAGCGGCTTGGCGCCAGGGGCGACAACATGGTTGAGCTTGATGTCTCCGGGATCAGACCCATCTTCAACAGCTCGGAAATATACATGACTATCAAATACTTCGAGAGTTGCGGGATCTTTCCCAGCCGCAGACGCGCTTTTGCCACTGCCCGCTCGAACTCGCTCGACGGAACCAGCGAGCCGGAGACCGGGTCGAGCGGCCTTTCGTATCCATGCAAAAGCGGCAGCACCGAGTGCTTTTGACTGTGCGCCGGCAACGCCCGCAACGCATTGCCGAAAGCTTCGAGCCACGCCTTGTAATCGGATATGCGCCGAACTCGGTGGCCCGACTCTTCAAGCCAACCGACCACGGTGTCGAGGGAGACGCCATCGTCGTGAGGATTGACAAGGCTGTAGGTGCGATAGCCGTATTGGTAGCCGAGGCCCAAGGTGACGATAGCGTTCGCGGTGAAATCCACCGGCAGGCCGTCATAGTGCGCCCTCGATGGCGGAATTGCCGCATCGGTGCGATAGAAGCTCCGCGGCGCCAGCGAGGTGAGTATCACGCTGAGAAGCAGGCGCGTGAACGCATCCGGCAGATTGATCTGCCCCTCGAAATCGCGGTGCGCAAGGATCATGCTCGACCGGAAGACGGTCACGGGGAGGCCGAATTTCTCGTGCGCTTCGCGCAGCAGCACCTCGCCGGACCATTTGCTGGTGGCGTAGCCGCTCGCATAGGCACGGTCGATGGTCATGCTCGCAAGCGATTGCCGGATATCTCCCTCCTCATCGAGAGCGTTGCGCCCCTCGGACGGCGCAGCGACCGCGATACTGGAGATGAAGACGAATTCCTTCAGCCGGCCGGTCAACGCCAGTTCGATCAACTCCGTTGTGCCAAGCACATTCGCGTCGAATAGCTGGCTGTAGGGCAGGATGTGGTTGACCAGGGCTCCGGCGTGGACGATCGCATCGACCTCGCCGGATAACCGCTCCCAGGTATCGTTGTCGAGGCCGAGTTGGGGGAGCGCGATGTCGCCGGCAATGACATCCAGATGCCGCGCCGACAGGCGGCGAAACTCATGTCGCAGACGCGGATCGTGTCCTTCGAAGGCACTCGCGAGCCGCTCGTAGGCTGCGGCCCTATCCTTTCCGCGAACAAGGCAGATCAGCCTTCCGCCGGTACTGGCGAGGCTGGTGAGCAGCGTCAGGCACAGGAAGCGCCCAAGAAAGCCGCTGGCGCCCGTCAGCAACACCGTCTGTCGAGCCGCATCGGAACCGGGAAGCGCGGCAGCGCGTTCAAGCACCGCCGGGGCAATAAACTTATCCAAAGTCAATTGGCTGGCATGGTAGGCGGTCGCGCCGACACCATGAACGGACGAGACGGAGAGGCGATCGGTGCCCTTCTGCCGCTTCTGCTCGATGTAATCGGCGAGGCTTTTGAGGTCCGTCCCCCGGCTGATGATCATGTCGATTGGAACCCGCGTATCGAAAGCCTCCTCAAGGACGATCGAGAGCTGGACAGCCGATAGTGAATCGCCGCCGAGATCGCGGAAGTAATCGGTGGGTTTGACGTCGATATCGGAGCTGCCAAAGATGCTTTGAACAGCTTGTTGGACGGTCTCGATGACGGTCTGCCCGCTGCGGTTCCGGTAGATATCCCGCAGCTTCTCGATCTCCCGAGACGAGATGTCGCCATGGAGCTTGTCCAGCTCGGCGGCATACCGCGCCCGGAGTTTGGGCCACATCGGCTTGCCATGGTCCGACAGCAAGCCATTCTGTTGGCTGAACGGCTCGTGCTCGATGATGAAGTCGCGCGGGATTTCGTAGGGCCTGAGCTGCTCCTTCCTGGCGATCTCCCGGAAGGATTCGTGGATCAGGCGCTTGAGCTCGTGCTCCAGCTCGGCGAACTGGCCGAGGATGTGGGCCGCAGGAACGACAACGGCAAGCAGGCTCGACCACTCGCTGCGGGCATGGATGAAGATCTGGCGAATGAGCGGACTGGCGGTGAAGACTGTTTCCAGCTTGGCCGTGGCAACGAACTCGCCCTGGGCAAGCTTGATAACGTTCTTGCGGCGATCGACGAAGTGCAATTCGCCTTCCCCGGTCTCTGCAACGATGTCGCCGGTCCGGTAGAAGCCCTCGGGGTCGAATAGCTCCTCGGCCAGGTCCGGGCGTCGGTAGTAGCCGGGGATGATCGAGGTGGTCTTAAGCAGAAGCTCGCCCCGCGGGAACGGCCGATCCGTGAGGTGATAGCCAAGCTCCGGAGCGTCGATGAGCTTGTAGTCGGTGATCGGAGGTCGCAACAGCTTGTTGTCGACCCAGATGCCGCCTGCTTCGGTGGAGCCGTAGACGTTGTGGAGCTCGACACCGAGC is from Blastochloris viridis and encodes:
- the car gene encoding carboxylic acid reductase, whose amino-acid sequence is MRPSSPRCMPRWALPRGSCSLSASWPFSGSRESCPNSRSTKRTAAQLGPSSASHIDPCRKDDAMRLARTVDQVMSRFADRPAIGERPRRPVRNDATSQTVLDDARSYDTITYRELWGRANAIAAEFQQNGDHALRPGERVAFLAFTSGDYAAIDLACIRLGAVTVPLQTTASGAELGAIVAETEPAILAVSPQYLDAAIKLALAGPSVRRVVVFDFHPQVDEHRDAFEAAMDILRRNAGCALTPLAEVLEQAAGLPGAAWPADDDANDPLAMLIYTSGSTGSPKGAMYTETLAGGMWGGSWSRIFSDERAKSIHYMPMSHVAGHSALKNTLARGGTCYFTSRSNLSSLLEDIALAKPTELSLVPRVCEMLYQRFHSEMAKRLSQGGEEAALEAAIMEEMRTDILGGDVKWASCSSAPLSRELKTFTERLLGVELHNVYGSTEAGGIWVDNKLLRPPITDYKLIDAPELGYHLTDRPFPRGELLLKTTSIIPGYYRRPDLAEELFDPEGFYRTGDIVAETGEGELHFVDRRKNVIKLAQGEFVATAKLETVFTASPLIRQIFIHARSEWSSLLAVVVPAAHILGQFAELEHELKRLIHESFREIARKEQLRPYEIPRDFIIEHEPFSQQNGLLSDHGKPMWPKLRARYAAELDKLHGDISSREIEKLRDIYRNRSGQTVIETVQQAVQSIFGSSDIDVKPTDYFRDLGGDSLSAVQLSIVLEEAFDTRVPIDMIISRGTDLKSLADYIEQKRQKGTDRLSVSSVHGVGATAYHASQLTLDKFIAPAVLERAAALPGSDAARQTVLLTGASGFLGRFLCLTLLTSLASTGGRLICLVRGKDRAAAYERLASAFEGHDPRLRHEFRRLSARHLDVIAGDIALPQLGLDNDTWERLSGEVDAIVHAGALVNHILPYSQLFDANVLGTTELIELALTGRLKEFVFISSIAVAAPSEGRNALDEEGDIRQSLASMTIDRAYASGYATSKWSGEVLLREAHEKFGLPVTVFRSSMILAHRDFEGQINLPDAFTRLLLSVILTSLAPRSFYRTDAAIPPSRAHYDGLPVDFTANAIVTLGLGYQYGYRTYSLVNPHDDGVSLDTVVGWLEESGHRVRRISDYKAWLEAFGNALRALPAHSQKHSVLPLLHGYERPLDPVSGSLVPSSEFERAVAKARLRLGKIPQLSKYLIVMYISELLKMGLIPETSSSTMLSPLAPSRSFDVV